One Trichoderma atroviride chromosome 7, complete sequence DNA segment encodes these proteins:
- a CDS encoding uncharacterized protein (EggNog:ENOG41~SECRETED:SignalP(1-17)) encodes MRFYLLAFSALAGPALAAPSPAADNHSLPQNWLYSPQIDDVALNLLDRSDVVGVQAQYTWKSLEPTQGHYNFSRIWSNYNTVLAKGKKLWVQVQDRTFDPSNDPVPAYLHTPYYNNGSVPSCDGDSCEGNFVISGHVAQQWNARVRSRYQALLKELARNFDGKITGLNLAETSIAVDVTANNYTEEGYFLGELENAGYAASVFKKSYAVQYVNFWPDGWNNTNNRFTDSFNYYAKHGVGVGGPDLIPNKPGQMANSYVYIPEYHNKVPISVVAVQQDDVQKEVNAATGKPFTKQEFVDFAVKDLKVDIIFWTTITPWLQGK; translated from the coding sequence ATGCGCTTCTATCTCTTGGCTTTCTCAGCCCTGGCTGGACCGGCGCTCGCTGCCCCTTCGCCAGCGGCTGATAACCATTCATTGCCGCAAAATTGGCTGTACAGTCCTCAAATTGACGACGTGGCCTTGAACCTCTTGGATCGATCTGATGTTGTTGGAGTTCAAGCTCAGTATACCTGGAAGTCCCTCGAGCCAACTCAAGGTCACTATAATTTTTCCAGAATCTGGAGCAATTACAACACTGTACTCgccaaaggcaagaagcTCTGGGTTCAGGTTCAGGACAGAACCTTTGATCCCTCTAATGATCCTGTCCCCGCATACTTGCACACGCCCTACTACAACAATGGAAGTGTACCTTCTTGTGATGGCGACTCCTGCGAGGGTAACTTCGTTATCAGTGGCCATGTAGCACAACAATGGAATGCACGAGTGCGCTCACGTTACCAGGCACTCTTGAAGGAGTTGGCCCGGAACTTCGATGGTAAAATTACCGGCCTCAATCTAGCAGAGACGTCCATCGCTGTGGACGTAACTGCGAACAACTACACCGAAGAAGGCTACTTCCTGGGCGAACTGGAGAACGCCGGCTACGCAGCCAGTGTTTTCAAGAAGAGCTATGCCGTGCAGTATGTCAACTTCTGGCCTGATGGATGGAACAACACGAACAACCGTTTCACCGACTCCTTCAACTATTACGCAAAGCATGGCGTGGGCGTTGGTGGACCTGATTTGATCCCAAACAAGCCAGGGCAGATGGCGAACTCATACGTCTATATCCCGGAGTACCATAACAAAGTGCCCATCAGCGTTGTAGCCGTCCAGCAGGACGATGTGCAGAAGGAGGTTAATGCAGCTACCGGAAAACCGTTTACGAAGCAAGAATTTGTTGATTTCGCGGTCAAGGATCTCAAAGTTGATATCATCTTCTGGACTACAATTACCCCTTGGCTGCAGGGCAAATAA
- a CDS encoding uncharacterized protein (EggNog:ENOG41), with product MESLDLTNPTAVKAELRKTIEFLRGTGFSRALSAEFRFSPDYDQVWNSEWAKYDKLDKARKDCGIEKLEWQNELDEYRENAQTERRQTCSDDSIDTRSKNSLISYLFAFSMEQYGEAPTINRLQGWKTAIESWRLFREKYKSDDGGFRLYLSDAQRASYLLLDDWWHSRYCSTGDMASFKNSLEELFSITSTSPPTSTSFPYTWKYNSLYHKLCLDLFMREFHPMEWKPFNPHSFLASLTSSRKKATKEAISMRFAYFALQEKSKPSHSSSFPVYPRYARDKQLWRENEYFNEPAKDGIAREIWKLVDKNSPDPRYLWDVKSKKTIRVYQHHPEYVCISHTWGRWTVKPPSHVSIPGVPWKVLENTLYNVRDLPNMLLKLKYDFIWLDLFCLPQDDSPEHRAEVANQTAIFHRAKKCIAWLNDVETWDGTEAAMDYLGMKYLRTSATDPELAVSDKRLKTSTSVAADHCLELMKENNEPSSWFSSLWTLQEAALCPDLQLCTRSMDLLLDKTGTPISLSTLMAILSLLRTPNRSQMAEFPSYPPFDIVPECVSKLFLLGKMTKLEWLLEHLSPMDIMVTSNTRTCKRSRAVAIMNALGVLDWYKTESEGGNLGTGGKEEKLVLDTFPIEFVREAAQKYGAVFYTAVKSVNSYRVKTHEGLWGFPDVHIGSMMPFSETHGWYTSVMNAVTVPAIQKKDHEAVASWHINENGSVRIRSAGIISCSSDSAKKSPIKSFVATMEGGERLTIVQNKRAHADLHASLRELAGDKMVFYAIVLQEDYGQKSGILLQAPRTRIPKPGKRWLIKAGFFNTLESSPPTLCTAVNWCVA from the coding sequence ATGGAGTCGCTAGATTTAACAAATCCTACGGCGGTGAAAGCTGAGCTTAGGAAGACGATCGAATTTCTCAGAGGTACGGGCTTTTCCAGGGCTTTGAGCGCTGAGTTTCGGTTCTCCCCCGACTACGATCAAGTCTGGAACAGCGAATGGGCCAAGTACGACAAATTAGACAAGGCTCGCAAGGACTGCGGCATTGAGAAATTGGAATGGCAAAATGAGCTCGATGAATATAGAGAGAACGCTCAAACAGAGAGGCGCCAGACTTGTTCAGATGATTCGATCGACACGAGAAGCAAAAATTCCTTAATCAGCTATTTATTTGCTTTTAGTATGGAACAGTATGGCGAGGCACCAACGATCAATAGGCTCCAAGGCTGGAAGACGGCGATAGAAAGCTGGAGGCTGTTTCGCGAAAAATACAAGTCAGATGATGGAGGTTTTCGCCTGTATCTTTCCGATGCACAGCGTGCCTCTTATCTTTTGCTGGACGACTGGTGGCATTCTCGATACTGCAGCACTGGAGACATGGCTTCTTTCAAAAACTCGCTTGAGGAGCTATTTTCCATAACTTCCACGTCGCCGCCGACAAGTACGAGTTTCCCATACACTTGGAAGTATAACTCGTTGTATCATAAGTTGTGTCTCGATTTGTTTATGAGGGAGTTTCACCCCATGGAATGGAAGCCGTTCAACCCACACAGTTTCCTTGCTAGTTTGACGAGCTCTCGGAAGAAGGCTACTAAAGAGGCCATATCAATGCGTTTTGCGTATTTTGCTTTGCAGGAAAAGTCGAAACCAAGCCACTCTAGCTCTTTTCCTGTGTACCCTCGATACGCGAGAGACAAACAGCTCTGGCGTGAGAACGAATATTTTAACGAGCCCGCGAAAGATGGCATAGCAAGAGAAATTTGGAAACTAGTTGATAAGAATTCACCCGACCCGAGATACCTCTGGGACgtaaagagcaaaaagacgaTCCGAGTTTATCAACACCATCCTGAATATGTCTGCATCAGCCACACTTGGGGCCGATGGACTGTCAAGCCGCCTTCTCATGTTAGTATTCCAGGCGTGCCTTGGAAAGTCCTCGAGAACACTTTATATAATGTCCGAGATCTGCCCAACATGCTCCTCAAATTGAAGTACGACTTCATCTGGCTTGATCTATTTTGCCTACCGCAGGACGATTCGCCCGAGCATCGAGCCGAAGTTGCCAATCAAACAGCCATATTTCACCGAGCAAAGAAATGCATCGCTTGGCTGAACGATGTGGAGACTTGGGATGGAACTGAGGCTGCCATGGATTACTTGGGTATGAAGTATTTGCGAACCTCAGCCACTGACCCAGAGCTCGCAGTCAGTGACAAGCGCTTGAAGACTAGTACTTCCGTAGCAGCAGACCATTGTTTAGAACTGATGAAGGAAAATAACGAACCTTCATCTTGGTTTTCATCTTTATGGACTCTTCAAGAGGCAGCCTTGTGCCCTGACTTACAACTCTGCACCAGAAGCATGGACCTGCTGTTGGATAAAACTGGCACTCCAATAAGTCTTTCAACGTTGATggccattctctctctcctcaggACTCCCAACAGGAGTCAAATGGCAGAGTTTCCTTCTTATCCACCATTTGATATCGTTCCTGAGTGCGTGTCAAAGCTTTTTCTCTTAGGAAAGATGACAAAATTAGAGTGGCTCCTGGAACATCTATCACCAATGGACATCATGGTCACATCGAACACGCGCACTTGTAAACGGTCTCGAGCCGTTGCTATTATGAATGCTCTTGGTGTTTTGGACTGGTACAAGACAGAGTCCGAGGGAGGCAACCTCGGTACGGGCggcaaggaagagaagcttgTTTTGGATACATTTCCCATTGAGTTTGTTAGGGAAGCCGCACAAAAATACGGAGCTGTGTTTTACACAGCAGTCAAATCCGTAAACTCTTACAGGGTCAAGACACACGAAGGACTCTGGGGATTTCCAGATGTTCATATAGGTAGCATGATGCCTTTTTCCGAAACGCATGGATGGTACACGTCCGTGATGAATGCTGTGACAGTACCAGCAATACAGAAGAAGGACCATGAAGCGGTTGCTAGCTGGCACATCAACGAAAACGGGAGCGTTAGAATACGTTCTGCAGGCATAATATCTTGCTCAAGCGATTCCGCCAAAAAGTCCCCTATCAAATCCTTTGTCGCCACCATGGAAGGAGGTGAAAGGCTGACAATTGTGCAAAATAAGAGGGCCCACGCTGACTTACATGCTTCGCTTCGAGAATTGGCTGGAGATAAAATGGTATTCTATGCTATTGTACTGCAGGAAGACTATGGACAGAAGTCTGGTATCTTGCTTCAGGCGCCCAGGACGAGAATTCCAAAACCTGGGAAAAGGTGGCTGATCAAAGCGGGCTTTTTCAACACACTTGAGTCTTCCCCACCGACGCTTTGCACAGCTGTTAATTGGTGCGTTGCGTGA
- a CDS encoding uncharacterized protein (EggNog:ENOG41), producing the protein MSGDSSNNNVLGGFNAVLGYLGGQAATNTIFERLLWPQRYLSNPQPESLIKLAALYSMGGPLSATALAVIDSAYKNGILAGRQQGHMLGSAFYPDIGWTTQLHASNNDPGRTSQARSCIWVRALLNLQLPDASSMRTLSGTRSCAAEEGQVGEKKNPVRARVAVTHLVLTKAMAEDISNSGMPFVQEHTGNVPLYGFITSIISELSGIGIAIGVGIV; encoded by the coding sequence ATGTCCGGCGATAGCAGCAATAACAATGTTTTAGGTGGCTTCAACGCTGTTCTGGGCTATCTCGGCGGCCAAGCTGCCACAAACACCATTTTTGAGCGCCTACTATGGCCTCAGCGCTATCTATCAAACCCCCAACCAGAGAGCCTCATCAAGCTCGCAGCGCTCTATTCCATGGGTGGACCACTGAGTGCCACGGCTCTTGCAGTTATTGACAGCGCCTACAAGAATGGAATTTTGGCGGGTCGTCAACAGGGCCATATGCTGGGCTCAGCATTCTACCCCGATATTGGGTGGACGACGCAGTTACACGCATCAAATAATGACCCTGGCCGAACTTCACAGGCCAGAAGCTGCATTTGGGTGCGCGCGTTACTGAACTTACAACTCCCAGATGCATCTTCTATGCGCACATTGAGTGGCACGCGATCTTGCGCcgcagaagaaggccaagttggggagaagaagaacccaGTACGAGCAAGAGTTGCAGTGACACACCTCGTTCTCacaaaggccatggctgaagaCATTTCCAACAGCGGTATGCCATTTGTTCAAGAGCATACAGGCAACGTACCTCTCTATGGATTTATAACTAGCATCATAAGCGAGCTAAGCGGCATCGGAATTGCGATTGGTGTTGGCATTGTTTAA
- a CDS encoding uncharacterized protein (EggNog:ENOG41~SECRETED:SignalP(1-18)) — protein MALRFAVSLFALCSASIATAPPLDPVRTLYEFPKDSYIENIAVRSNGQILMTDLSKSELFLFDPSVAGPNTPILLHDFDESLGLAGIAEYQPDVFAVISGNYSFTSTVQVVGTWKVWSVDLRGVGIITENGQAKLSSPPVVKKIAHVKPAHFLNGLTVLSEADQTLLISDVNGGLIWSLDIKTGSYEVAINNTFTALYSSPPFSASGVDGVHVRGDSAYFTNFGNGTFNKVLINEDGTPAGPVTTIANTKGPLDQYDDFTFDCDGNAFVVTGGGNTIEMISADGKTQVYIAGNLNSTAIAEPTSCAFGRGPHDKHILYVVTAGGMETPVNGNTIIGGQLVAVKTTSRGSAC, from the coding sequence ATGGCTCTACGGTTCGCAGTCTCTTTATTTGCTCTCTGTAGCGCTTCCATAGCTACGGCGCCGCCTCTTGATCCGGTCCGCACTCTCTATGAGTTCCCTAAAGACTCGTATATTGAGAATATAGCTGTGCGAAGCAATGGTCAGATTCTCATGACTGATCTAAGCAAATCGgaactttttctctttgatcCTTCAGTAGCCGGACCAAACACACCTATCCTCCTCCACGACTTTGATGAATCTCTTGGCTTGGCGGGCATCGCAGAGTATCAGCCTGATGTGTTTGCTGTTATCTCCGGCAACTATTCATTCACAAGCACTGTGCAAGTCGTCGGTACTTGGAAGGTTTGGAGCGTTGATCTGCGCGGCGTTGGAATTATCACAGAAAATGGCCAAGCAAAACTCTCCTCGCCGCCTGTAGTGAAGAAGATTGCACACGTCAAACCGGCTCACTTTCTCAACGGCTTAACAGTGCTATCAGAAGCCGACCAAACACTTCTTATAAGCGATGTCAATGGAGGCCTTATCTGGAGTTTGGACATCAAGACTGGGAGTTACGAGGTCGCTATCAACAATACTTTCACTGCGCTTTACTCATCGCCTCCATTTTCAGCCTCTGGGGTGGACGGCGTTCATGTTCGCGGCGATTCGGCCTACTTTACAAACTTTGGAAATGGCACTTTTAACAAGGTGCTTATCAACGAGGATGGAACGCCTGCAGGACCTGTCACCACAATTGCAAACACAAAGGGACCACTAGACCAGTATGATGATTTCACTTTTGACTGCGACGGCAACGCATTTGTGGTTACAGGAGGTGGAAACACCATTGAGATGATTTCGGCTGACGGCAAAACTCAAGTTTACATCGCTggtaatcttaattctacTGCCATTGCAGAGCCGACGTCCTGTGCATTTGGCAGAGGCCCACATGATAAGCATATTCTCTATGTTGTTACTGCTGGTGGGATGGAAACGCCGGTGAATGGAAATACCATCATTGGTGGGCAGCTTGTTGCGGTCAAAACTACTTCCAGAGGGTCTGCTTGCTAA
- a CDS encoding uncharacterized protein (EggNog:ENOG41~SECRETED:SignalP(1-21)), whose amino-acid sequence MVRYAILPLAILAALSSFAAANNCKVNLKYCGATLLRVGNYDEQIREALRAAHKPTDGDHIEKSLFFCSGGPNGEIEYLQFCGNRCVDGGANHNDYCY is encoded by the exons ATGGTGCGATACGCCATTCTCCCTCTTGCGATTCTCGCCGCCCTTTCCTCTTTCGCTGCTGCGAATAACTGCAAGGTCAATCTCAAATACTGCGGAGCCACTCTCCTACGAGTTG GAAATTATGATGAACAAATTCGTGAGGCACTTAGAGCCGCACACAAGCCGACAGACGGTGACCATATTGAGAAGTCCCTGTTCTTTTGCTCGGGCGGCCCTAACGGGGAGATTGAATACCTTCAATTTTGTGGCAACAGGTGTGTCGATGGCGGCGCAAACCACAACGACTACTGCTATTGA
- a CDS encoding uncharacterized protein (EggNog:ENOG41), with protein sequence MGSWDSYCAICGGPFNRLTVAQKPRSERFLRRHGLSQPQPSSSAQANHSTEDGNEDTTAETGDDEAAGEAPIGTITQEDEREDGSYDRDVVTSTELAWVQDLHVLMTNENEDTGERVGCVSGVGEFYDNTQVSVDDGDDPNWDPTAEIVLYDGCFPFHWPCFEVLGTALEGKTGIAGLNKLKLYNTMMRASGICCSRLDRLDYGDPGPYNEQWWEYQPGTEFLVVHPTISLEKTTALIRERWMKSTQVVNPSDRVRRVSADSFQKLPLELLLKTCSMLTPQSLHQLALASPTVDALLGDKPFWKQYLSVHMPWSYELLSIVDDESQTFQNADFKSLVRWVDQESTPRQWMRGPFMSIANRRRIWHVCEQLKPVYSGRAARFPPTEAEKRRMNLRRAQMGMPPPPPGGVFQMPAIGQ encoded by the exons ATGGGTTCTTGGGATAGTTATTGTGCCATATGTGGTGGACCGTTCAACAGATTGACTGTGGCGCAAAAGCCACGCAGCGAGCGATTCCTTCGCCGTCACGGTCTTAGCCAACCGCAGCCGTCCAGCTCAGCGCAAGCAAATCACTCTACGgaagatggcaatgaagATACAACAGCTGAGAcaggcgatgatgaggcgGCTGGTGAAGCACCCATTGGAACGATAACGCAGGAGGATGAGCGGGAAGATGGCTCATACGACCGTGATGTTGTAACTTCAACAGAGTTAGCCTGGGTGCAAGATCTTCACGTCTTAATGACGAATGAGAATGAAGACACAGGAGAAAGGGT TGGCTGTGTTTCAGGTGTTGGCGAATTTTACGATAACACCCAGGTCAGCGtcgatgacggcgacgaccCTAACTGGGACCCAACGGCTGAAATAGTCCTCTATGACGGTTGCTTTCCGTTCCACTGGCCCTGTTTTGAGGTTCTCGGCACGGCTCTCGAGGGCAAAACTGGAATCGCTGGCTTGAACAAATTGAAGCTCTATAACACTATGATGAGAGCTAGTGGTATCTGTTGTAGTCGCCTAGACAGGCTCGATTATGGCGACCCGGGCCCATATAATGAACAGTGGTGGGAATATCAACCGGGGACTGAATTTCTTGTTGTTCATCCAACGATTTCACTGGAGAAGACCACTGCACTGATACGAGAGCGATGGATGAAAAGCACTCAAGTGGTCAATCCTTCCGATCGCGTGCGTCGCGTCAGTGCAGATAGCTTTCAGAAACTCCCGCTGGAGTTGTTGCTCAAGACCTGCAGCATGTTGACTCCCCAGTCTCTACACCAACTGGCCTTGGCATCACCGACTGTCGATGCTTTGTTGGGAGACAAGCCGTTCTGGAAACAGTATCTCTCCGTTCATATGCCCTGGAGCTATGAGCTCCTATCAATAGTTGATGATGAGTCGCAGACCTTTCAGAACGCAGACTTCAAGTCTCTCGTCCGGTGGGTGGACCAAGAGTCGACCCCACGGCAGTGGATGCGCGGTCCATTTATGAGCATTGCCAATCGGCGACGCATATGGCACGTCTGCGAACAGTTGAAGCCGGTCTATTCGGGCCGTGCTGCACGTTTTCCGCCGACGgaagcagagaaaaggcgGATGAATCTGAGAAGGGCGCAGATGGGTatgcctcctcctccaccaggGGGGGTTTTTCAGATGCCAGCAATAGGTCAATAG
- a CDS encoding uncharacterized protein (EggNog:ENOG41~CAZy:GT8~TransMembrane:1 (i7-28o)) yields the protein MLVSLRRVALVTYAVIILIVITTYEIFWEKRGAIPISFLNAFTNSTFHSDSPDIKSPVSVVPVTDSQLPSTTNLTTEQKTSRFAYAQYATSLDYLCNTVINFNRLKGYGIQHDMVLIYPKTWDDEKVKNREAKALRNLRSSHPDIVLRPFNVLSTEKGDSTWRDSLTKFHAFALTDYTRVLAFDSDSLVLNNMDSLFLAPDSPVALPRAYWLTERHNGTVTQILGSHLMLIEPNTHLYERIVGEATRSGEFDMEVMNELFKDSAMILPHRRIALLTGEFRAKDHHKYLAPDEDEEWNPINELKMAFLVHFSDWPLPKPWMSHSEAQWEAALPECLDNDKDMPGLPRCANRVVWTGVYSDYDRDKAAYCQILGV from the exons ATGTTAGTCTCCTTACGAAGAGTTGCGCTTGTGACGTACGCCGTTATTATCCTTATCGTTATTACAACATACGAAATCTTCTGGGAAAAGCGCGGTGCTATCCCTATCAGCTTTCTAAATGCCTTCACCAACTCGACCTTCCACAGTGACTCCCCGGATATCAAATCACCTGTGTCCGTTGTACCGGTTACGGACTCTCAATTACCTTCGACAACGAATTTGACGACGGAGCAGAAGACCTCACGATTTGCCTACGCACAATACGCTACAAGCTTAGACTATTTATGCAATACT GTTATCAACTTTAATCGCCTGAAGGGGTACGGTATCCAGCATGATATGGTCCTTATCTATCCGAAAACTTGGGACGATGAG AAAGTAAAAAATCGAGAAGCCAAGGCTCTTCGAAACCTTCGATCTAGCCATCCCGATATCGTTCTCCGCCCCTTTAATGTCCTCTCTACAGAAAAGGGGGACTCGACTTGGCGCGATAGCCTCACTAAATTCCACGCCTTCGCCCTAACTGACTACACAAGAGTCCTGGCATTTGATTCAGACTCTCTCGTTCTCAATAACATGgactctctctttcttgcccCCGATTCACCCGTGGCCTTGCCACGAGCGTATTGGCTTACAGAGAGGCATAACGGAACTGTAACCCAGATCCTAGGGTCGCACCTCATGCTAATCGAGCCCAATACTCACTTATACGAAAGGATTGTTGGCGAAGCTACGCGGAGTGGCGAGTTCGATATGGAAGTAATGAATGAGTTGTTCAAAGACTCTGCCATGATACTACCCCATCGACGCATAGCGCTGCTAACAGGCGAGTTCCGAGCAAAAGATCATCACAAATACCTTGCCcctgatgaggatgaagaatgGAATCCGATTAATGAACTAAAGATGGCATTTCTCGTGCACTTTAGTGACTGGCCCCTACCAAAGCCATGGATGTCACACTCCGAGGCGCAGTGGGAGGCGGCGTTGCCTGAGTGTCTGGACAACGACAAAGACATGCCGGGTCTACCACGATGTGCCAACCGGGTGGTATGGACTGGAGTATATTCAGACTACGACCGCGACAAAGCAGCATATTGTCAGATTCTCGGCGTATAA
- a CDS encoding uncharacterized protein (EggNog:ENOG41~BUSCO:EOG092D272T) yields MDKRKDKKKNGGAAPQARVADERFASFQTDPRFRLPSRKHMKTTVDKRFAGMLKDNDFTATARVDKYGRKIKSDAKKKALQRLYQLDDDEEKEEEKDSSDEEADKSKKDEEEDEEDSEEDEEEDIEVEDDDVVQRELQAAGARPRRFDPAREGGFSSSEEDSDSDEESDEELDLATGGDMQRLEREEIETGDVTNRIAIVNLDWDHVKSTDLMALFTSFIPANESGKVLNVSVYPSEFGKERMQKEELEGPAREFFKKGKKKEEVEDENASDSEAEEAAIKKQLLQEGDDQDFDSDALRAYQLDRLRYYYAVMTCSSKSAAQAIYEATDGTEYQSSSNFIDLRFVPDEVTFDDEPRDQCDKVPESYKPIEFVTNALQSSKVKLTWDTRPEDMNRKESIKRAFKGSRAEIDEQDLKAYLAGDSDSDEDEDDADGITEPADGEPKLTKKELARQKMREALGLASEPESKKSKDVPVGEMEVTFTPALSGEKSKKDEKEETTIEKYARKERERKEKKRQAAKAKREAIDEDDEDDDDGGVQIAQSDDEDDDEDLGFNDPFFTTDDPTPTYKTSIRKEERLKKRKAREAAEARDAEEKAHLTKVMAEDAQENQVDHLDHFDMNEILKAEKQKGKKKKYQKKIKAEVGLQEDFKMDVKDDRFKAVFDSHEFAIDPSNPKFKATEGMKKLLEEGRKKRKMAVGGEEEERPSGKKSKQGRR; encoded by the coding sequence ATGGACAAgcgaaaagacaaaaagaagaatggagGCGCAGCTCCGCAGGCGCGAGTCGCTGACGAGCGGTTTGCCAGCTTCCAGACTGATCCTCGATTCCGGCTACCGTCGAGAAAGCACATGAAGACAACCGTCGACAAGCGATTTGCGGGCATGCTCAAGGACAATGACTTTACGGCCACTGCTCGAGTAGATAAATACGGACGAAAAATCAAATCAgacgccaagaagaaggccctGCAGAGACTTTATCAgctggatgacgatgaagagaaggaggaggagaaagacAGCTCTGACGAAGAGGCCGACAAGTCAaagaaagacgaggaagaggacgaagaagatagcgaagaggacgaggaagaggatattgaagttgaggatgatgacgtcGTGCAAAGAGAACTGCAAGCCGCGGGCGCAAGACCTCGAAGATTCGATCCTGCTCGAGAGGGAGGTTTTTCATCTTCTGAAGAAGACTCAGACTCTGATGAAGAGTCCGATGAAGAGTTGGATCTTGCTACTGGTGGCGATATGCAGCGATTGGAACGAGAGGAAATCGAAACCGGCGATGTCACGAACCGGATAGCCATTGTCAACCTCGACTGGGACCACGTCAAGTCAACGGATCTGATGGCGTTGTTCACCAGCTTCATTCCCGCCAACGAGAGCGGCAAAGTTCTGAACGTATCCGTGTACCCAAGTGAATTTGGAAAGGAACGCatgcagaaagaagagctcgaggGACCGGCCAGGGAGTTTTtcaagaagggaaagaagaaggaagaagtagAGGACGAAAATGCGTCTGACAGCGAGGCCGAAGAGGCCGCAATCAAGAAGCAACTGCTCCAAGAGGGCGACGATCAAGATTTCGACAGCGATGCTTTGAGAGCATATCAGCTTGACAGGTTACGATACTACTATGCTGTCATGACTTGCTCAAGTAAAAGCGCTGCACAAGCCATCTACGAGGCGACCGATGGAACTGAGTATCAGTCTTCTTCCAACTTCATCGACCTACGATTTGTTCCAGACGAGGTCACCTTTGACGACGAACCCAGAGATCAGTGCGACAAGGTGCCCGAGTCGTATAAGCCCATTGAGTTTGTCACCAATGCGCTGCAAAGCTCAAAGGTGAAGCTCACTTGGGACACGCGTCCCGAGGACATGAATCGCAAAGAATCCATCAAGAGAGCGTTCAAGGGAAGCCGAGCAGAGATTGACGAGCAAGATTTGAAAGCGTATCTTGCTGGAgacagcgacagcgacgaggatgaagatgatgctgacggCATTACCGAGCCCGCTGATGGTGAGCCCAAGCTGACGAAAAAGGAGTTGGCTCGACAAAAGATGCGCGAGGCTCTCGGTCTTGCATCTGAGCCAGAGTCCAAAAAGTCCAAAGATGTCCCCGTAGGCGAGATGGAAGTCACCTTCACACCAGCTCTATCAGGCGAAAAGTCTAAAaaggatgagaaagaagaaacaacaaTCGAAAAGTACGCCCGTaaagagcgagagaggaaagagaagaagcgacaagccgccaaggccaagcgCGAAGCtattgacgaggatgatgaggacgacgatgatggtggCGTCCAAATTGCTCAGagcgatgacgaggatgacgatgaagatctTGGCTTCAACGACCCCTTCTTCACCACCGACGACCCCACCCCAACATACAAGACCTCTATCCGCAAGGAAGAGCGCttgaagaagcgcaaggccCGTGAAGCTGCCGAAGCCCGTGACGCCGAAGAAAAAGCCCACCTCACCAAGGTTATGGCTGAAGACGCACAGGAAAACCAGGTGGATCATCTGGATCACTTCGATATGAATGAGATTCTGAAGgcggagaagcaaaagggcaagaagaagaagtatcagaagaagatcaaggccGAAGTGGGCCTGCAGGAAGACTTCAAGATGGACGTCAAGGACGATCGTTTCAAGGCTGTGTTTGATAGCCATGAGTTTGCTATTGATCCTTCGAACCCCAAGTTCAAGGCTACTGAGGGAATGAAGAAGTTGTTGGAGGAgggcaggaagaagaggaagatggctgtcggcggagaggaggaggagaggccAAGTGGGAAGAAGAGTAAGCAGGGTCGACGGTAA